A single region of the Paramicrobacterium fandaimingii genome encodes:
- a CDS encoding carbohydrate ABC transporter permease produces the protein MSQAPTHTAAVTTKDGGQKAGFDQGSSRRVKRRLTSRPASAIALLIAVIWTIPTFGLFISSFRPPELLQSTGWWTIFQNPGFTLDNYQEVLLSASASSPQLGAYFVNSLAIAIPGTIFPIVLGAMAAYVFAWVRFRGSNWLFIFVFALQIVPLQMALLPLLTLTVKLLKPVQAVIHDIVPMIPEQSYLSIWVAHTIFGLPLVIFLLHNFISEIPKDVIEAARVDGASHAQVFFRIVIPLAMPALASVAIFQFLWVWNDLLVALIFSGGTQDVAPLTQRLAELTGTRGQDWQRLTASAFVSLIVPLIVFFSLQRYFVRGLLAGSTKG, from the coding sequence ATGAGCCAGGCACCGACACATACCGCAGCGGTGACGACAAAGGACGGCGGGCAGAAGGCCGGCTTTGACCAGGGTTCGAGCCGACGAGTCAAGAGACGCCTCACCTCGCGCCCTGCTTCGGCGATTGCGCTTCTCATCGCTGTCATCTGGACGATCCCGACATTTGGGCTGTTCATCTCGTCATTCCGTCCGCCGGAGCTCCTGCAGTCCACCGGATGGTGGACGATCTTTCAGAACCCAGGCTTCACGCTCGATAACTACCAGGAGGTGCTGCTCTCAGCATCCGCCTCGTCGCCGCAGCTTGGCGCCTACTTCGTCAACTCGCTTGCCATCGCGATTCCCGGCACGATCTTCCCGATTGTGCTGGGCGCCATGGCCGCGTACGTGTTCGCGTGGGTGAGGTTCAGAGGCTCGAACTGGCTGTTCATCTTCGTATTCGCCCTGCAGATCGTGCCGCTGCAGATGGCGCTGCTGCCTCTGCTGACGTTGACGGTGAAGCTGCTCAAGCCGGTTCAGGCCGTGATCCACGACATCGTCCCCATGATTCCCGAGCAGAGTTACCTTTCCATCTGGGTGGCACACACGATCTTCGGGCTTCCCCTCGTGATCTTTCTGCTGCACAATTTCATCTCTGAGATTCCGAAAGACGTGATCGAAGCGGCCCGCGTCGACGGCGCAAGCCATGCGCAGGTCTTCTTCCGGATCGTCATTCCGCTGGCGATGCCCGCACTCGCGTCCGTCGCGATCTTCCAGTTCCTGTGGGTGTGGAACGATCTGCTCGTCGCCCTGATCTTCTCGGGCGGAACGCAAGATGTGGCGCCGCTGACACAGAGGTTGGCGGAGCTCACCGGAACCAGAGGCCAGGACTGGCAGCGACTGACGGCATCCGCCTTCGTCTCTCTGATCGTGCCGCTCATTGTGTTCTTCAGCCTGCAGAGATACTTCGTGCGTGGCCTGCTTGCCGGGTCGACGAAGGGCTGA
- a CDS encoding LacI family DNA-binding transcriptional regulator: MSALADVAKLAGVSKSTASRALSGGGYVSEQTRRTVSSAAAKLGYVASPNAASLVTGRTKTIGVMIPFISRWFFGEVLEGIESELRSHGYDMTLYNVHPNERSDDVFDYFLARKRFDGIIAVAVEPDDADITHLHALGRPVVGIGGHVPGIASIAIDDVGIARLATEHLISLGHTNIVHLGGDAGPRTDFSVPRTRRLGYEQAMAAAALSTAGRISDAEMSIPDGYEAAVDVLTDARNRPTAIFAACDELAIGAIIAARRLGIDVPGQLSVIGIDGHECAAMFSLTTFEQSPREQGTLVVDTLLRSIEANENPPEGVTFHPTRLKVRNSTSAAPGR; encoded by the coding sequence ATGAGTGCTCTCGCCGACGTGGCGAAGCTCGCCGGGGTCTCAAAATCAACGGCGAGCAGAGCGCTCTCCGGCGGCGGCTACGTCTCGGAGCAAACGCGGCGCACGGTCAGTTCGGCTGCCGCAAAGCTCGGGTACGTCGCCTCACCAAACGCCGCGAGCCTCGTCACGGGCCGCACAAAGACGATTGGCGTGATGATCCCGTTCATCTCACGGTGGTTCTTCGGCGAGGTGCTCGAGGGCATCGAGTCCGAGCTGCGCTCACACGGCTACGACATGACGCTCTATAACGTTCACCCCAACGAACGCAGCGATGATGTCTTCGACTACTTCCTCGCGCGAAAGCGCTTTGACGGCATCATCGCTGTCGCCGTCGAGCCTGACGACGCCGACATCACGCACCTGCACGCCCTCGGCCGTCCCGTGGTCGGAATCGGCGGACACGTCCCGGGCATCGCGTCCATCGCGATTGACGATGTCGGCATCGCCCGCCTGGCGACAGAGCATCTGATCAGCCTCGGCCACACGAACATCGTGCACCTCGGCGGAGATGCGGGGCCGCGCACCGACTTCTCGGTTCCACGCACGCGGCGTCTCGGTTATGAACAGGCGATGGCCGCCGCTGCGCTCTCCACCGCCGGGCGCATCAGCGATGCGGAGATGAGCATCCCCGATGGCTACGAAGCCGCCGTCGATGTGCTGACCGATGCTCGGAATCGGCCAACCGCAATCTTCGCGGCGTGCGACGAGCTCGCGATCGGCGCCATTATCGCGGCGAGGCGGCTCGGAATCGATGTTCCCGGGCAGCTGAGCGTGATCGGCATCGACGGGCACGAATGCGCGGCGATGTTCTCACTCACGACGTTCGAGCAGTCCCCGCGCGAGCAGGGAACCCTCGTCGTCGACACGCTTCTTCGATCGATCGAAGCGAACGAGAACCCGCCAGAAGGCGTCACCTTTCACCCGACACGGCTCAAGGTGCGCAATTCAACGAGCGCAGCGCCCGGCCGCTGA
- a CDS encoding MFS transporter produces MKSASDGGMRDILKQPKSVWAVAFAAVIAFMGIGLVDPILPSIAADLQATPTETEMLFTSYLAVTGLAMFFTSWLSSRLGAKRTLMFGLVLIVAFALFAALSNNVEAVIGFRAGWGLGNALFISTALATIVGSAAGGSSAAIILYEAALGLGIAVGPLLGGLLGHISWRGPFFGTAVLMAIGFIAIVTLLKADSGANARVEPIPVSAPFTALARPALGILAVAALFYNMAFFVLLAYSPFPLGLPAMGLGLTFFGWGVGLALTSVFLAPFLTARLRRTTVLRIALALLALTLVAAGIVIDSVPGLIACIVFGGLVLGVLNTVLTESVMESTDLPRSVASSAYSGVRFVGGAIAPTAATMLADSFGASIPYFVAAGAAFISFLVILIGHRVLRRVNTSIGSELDEATAIAAGDAS; encoded by the coding sequence GTGAAATCAGCCTCTGACGGCGGAATGCGCGACATTCTCAAGCAGCCCAAATCCGTCTGGGCCGTGGCATTCGCCGCGGTCATCGCGTTCATGGGCATTGGCCTCGTCGATCCGATTCTTCCCAGCATCGCCGCGGACCTTCAGGCAACGCCGACAGAGACGGAAATGCTCTTCACCAGCTATCTTGCGGTGACGGGGCTCGCGATGTTCTTCACGAGCTGGCTCTCAAGTCGACTCGGTGCGAAGCGAACACTGATGTTCGGACTCGTGCTGATTGTGGCGTTCGCCTTGTTCGCCGCGCTCTCGAACAACGTCGAGGCGGTCATCGGCTTCCGGGCGGGCTGGGGCCTCGGCAATGCGCTCTTCATCTCGACGGCACTGGCGACGATTGTCGGATCAGCCGCGGGCGGCTCCAGTGCGGCGATCATTCTGTACGAGGCTGCTTTGGGGCTCGGCATCGCCGTCGGCCCGCTGCTTGGCGGTCTTCTCGGCCACATCAGCTGGCGCGGGCCGTTCTTCGGCACAGCAGTGCTGATGGCTATCGGATTTATCGCGATCGTCACTCTGCTGAAGGCGGATTCCGGCGCGAATGCGCGTGTCGAACCGATTCCCGTTTCGGCGCCGTTCACAGCGCTCGCGCGACCGGCACTTGGTATTCTCGCCGTTGCGGCGCTGTTCTACAACATGGCGTTCTTCGTTCTGCTGGCCTACTCACCGTTTCCGCTCGGGCTTCCGGCAATGGGCCTCGGATTGACGTTCTTCGGCTGGGGCGTCGGTCTCGCTCTGACAAGCGTCTTCCTCGCGCCGTTCCTGACCGCGCGACTGCGGAGAACGACGGTGCTGCGCATCGCCCTCGCACTGTTGGCACTGACGCTCGTTGCCGCCGGCATCGTCATTGACAGCGTGCCGGGACTCATCGCGTGCATCGTCTTCGGCGGACTCGTGCTCGGTGTGCTGAACACCGTGCTCACCGAGTCGGTCATGGAATCCACAGATCTTCCCCGCTCGGTGGCATCGTCCGCCTACTCCGGAGTGCGCTTCGTCGGCGGTGCAATCGCTCCGACGGCCGCGACGATGCTTGCCGATTCCTTTGGTGCATCGATACCGTACTTCGTTGCGGCGGGTGCTGCGTTCATCTCATTCCTCGTCATCCTGATCGGACACAGAGTGCTGCGCAGGGTGAATACGTCGATCGGAAGCGAGCTCGACGAAGCGACCGCGATCGCCGCAGGAGACGCATCCTGA
- a CDS encoding ABC transporter substrate-binding protein, which translates to MRFTQRSRRILIPLAFAGVAGLALTGCTGDIAAQDKEDIDCSPYEEYGTFENESVDISGTIVDSEADLMTQTWQDFAACTGIEVNYQGTQEFETQITVQAKAGNAPDIGIVPQPGLFNSLAEGGYLKPASQAVEDHVDEFWSADWKTYGTYNDEFLAAPLMASVKGYIWYSPSEFTDKGYEIPTTLDELKELSDTIAAEGDHKPWCAGMESGEASGWPGTDWIEDFVLRQAGPDVYDQWVAHEIPFNDPAIVTAFDSAAEYLKDPEMVNGGLGDVSTVISTAFGDAGLPILDGECSLHHQASFYEGFWPEGTKVAADGDVYAFLMPPTSADAGQAVTGGGELVVAFTESDAVEAVRAYLSSDTWANKRVSLGGVISANSGLDPENAGSDILKDSVKILQNPDTVFRFDGSDLMPSAVGASSFWTGIIEWLNGKSSQDVADTIESSWPSS; encoded by the coding sequence ATGAGGTTCACACAGCGCAGCAGGCGCATTCTCATCCCGCTAGCGTTTGCCGGTGTCGCCGGTCTCGCGCTGACGGGGTGTACGGGAGACATTGCGGCCCAAGACAAGGAAGACATCGACTGCTCGCCGTATGAGGAATACGGCACGTTCGAGAATGAATCCGTCGACATCAGCGGCACCATCGTCGACAGTGAAGCCGACCTCATGACGCAGACCTGGCAGGACTTCGCAGCCTGCACCGGCATCGAGGTCAACTATCAGGGCACCCAGGAATTCGAGACGCAGATCACCGTTCAGGCCAAGGCGGGCAACGCCCCTGACATCGGTATCGTTCCTCAGCCGGGTCTGTTCAACTCGCTCGCCGAGGGTGGCTACCTCAAGCCCGCTTCGCAGGCCGTCGAAGATCACGTCGACGAATTCTGGTCTGCGGACTGGAAGACGTATGGAACCTACAACGACGAGTTCCTTGCGGCGCCACTGATGGCGAGCGTCAAGGGATACATCTGGTACTCGCCAAGTGAGTTCACGGACAAGGGTTACGAGATTCCGACGACCCTCGACGAGCTGAAGGAGCTGAGCGACACCATCGCCGCTGAGGGCGACCACAAGCCCTGGTGCGCCGGAATGGAATCGGGCGAGGCAAGCGGCTGGCCGGGCACCGACTGGATCGAGGACTTCGTTCTTCGCCAGGCTGGGCCTGACGTGTACGACCAGTGGGTCGCTCACGAAATCCCCTTCAACGATCCCGCGATCGTGACGGCGTTTGACTCGGCTGCCGAGTATCTCAAGGACCCGGAGATGGTCAATGGCGGCCTCGGTGACGTGTCAACGGTGATCTCAACGGCATTCGGTGACGCCGGCTTGCCGATTCTCGATGGCGAGTGCTCGCTGCACCACCAGGCATCCTTCTACGAGGGATTCTGGCCAGAGGGAACCAAAGTCGCGGCTGACGGAGACGTCTACGCGTTCCTGATGCCTCCGACATCTGCCGATGCCGGACAAGCCGTGACCGGCGGTGGCGAGCTCGTCGTTGCCTTCACCGAAAGCGACGCCGTTGAAGCCGTTCGCGCGTACCTCTCGAGTGACACCTGGGCGAACAAGCGTGTCTCGCTTGGTGGCGTCATCAGCGCGAACTCGGGGCTCGACCCGGAGAACGCGGGAAGCGACATTCTGAAGGACAGCGTCAAGATTCTGCAGAACCCTGACACCGTCTTCCGCTTCGATGGCTCAGACCTGATGCCGAGTGCGGTTGGAGCATCCTCCTTCTGGACGGGCATCATTGAGTGGCTCAACGGCAAGAGCTCGCAGGACGTTGCCGACACTATCGAGTCCAGCTGGCCAAGCAGCTGA
- a CDS encoding carbohydrate ABC transporter permease: MTTADLIGKILQLVGGLAIFAAVIGILLFLLDKTPKRGRNLWQILGFLAPAMILLTVGLIYPAIRTTLLSFTDRNGDWNGLENIVWMFTQPKILQTLLNTIIWVILVPTVSTAVGLAYAVFIDKSRGEKIYKALVFMPMAISFVGAGIIWKFIYDYRAGGREQIGLLNQIVVWFGGEPVQWLQSSPINTFLLIVVMIWIQTGFAMVVLSAAIKAIPTDQLEAAELDGTNAWQRFRNVTLPGIRGSLVVVVTTITIATLKVFDIVRTMTAGNFGSSVIANEMYTQAFRANEPGRGSALALVLFIMVLPIVIYNVRVLKQQREIR, encoded by the coding sequence ATGACGACTGCTGACCTCATCGGCAAGATCCTCCAGCTTGTTGGTGGCCTTGCGATCTTCGCTGCAGTGATTGGAATACTTCTTTTCCTGCTCGACAAGACGCCCAAACGCGGGCGCAACCTCTGGCAGATTCTCGGCTTTCTGGCACCGGCAATGATCCTGCTCACCGTTGGGCTTATTTATCCGGCAATTCGAACGACGCTGCTGTCGTTCACCGATCGCAACGGCGACTGGAACGGGCTCGAGAACATTGTGTGGATGTTCACGCAGCCCAAGATTCTGCAGACCCTGCTCAACACCATCATCTGGGTGATCCTCGTACCGACGGTATCGACCGCGGTGGGGCTCGCCTACGCCGTCTTTATCGACAAGTCGCGCGGCGAAAAGATCTATAAGGCACTCGTCTTCATGCCCATGGCGATCTCGTTCGTCGGGGCCGGAATCATCTGGAAGTTCATCTACGACTACCGGGCGGGCGGGCGGGAACAGATCGGCCTCCTCAACCAGATCGTCGTGTGGTTCGGCGGAGAACCCGTGCAGTGGCTGCAATCCAGCCCGATCAACACATTTCTTCTCATCGTCGTGATGATCTGGATTCAGACCGGCTTCGCGATGGTTGTGCTCTCGGCAGCCATCAAAGCAATTCCCACCGATCAGCTTGAGGCAGCGGAACTCGATGGCACGAACGCGTGGCAGCGGTTTCGCAACGTCACGCTCCCCGGCATCCGGGGCTCTCTCGTCGTTGTCGTGACGACGATCACCATTGCGACGCTCAAGGTGTTCGACATCGTGCGCACGATGACGGCGGGCAACTTCGGGTCGAGCGTCATTGCAAACGAGATGTACACCCAGGCATTCCGTGCAAATGAACCAGGCCGCGGCTCGGCGCTGGCTCTCGTGCTGTTCATCATGGTGCTGCCCATCGTGATCTACAACGTGCGCGTGCTGAAGCAGCAGAGGGAGATCCGATGA